AGGATACAAGAAACATTCCTTAATAACTATTTTACACAGATAGCACAATTACCTTAATGGCCTCTACACCATTCTGCGTAAATTCAATATCAAACTGAACTATATTATTAGGTTTAATGGGATCGACCACACCGTGGGCAAAAACACTTACTTCTCTCCCTCCATTTGATGGTGTAATACTGCCAACACCTTCTTTTTGGTTATAAAACTTTACTGTACCTAACCTCATCGAATTACTGAATCAGTTTTACATTAACTGCAATAGAACCTTTTTTCCCTTGTTCGATTTCGAACTCTACCCGGTTATTCTGACTTATTTTATCAGTTAAACCTGTAACGTGAACAAAAACTTCTTCCCCGTCTTCTGTTATGATGAAACCAAAACCTTTAGATTCATTATAAAATTTTACTGTTCCCTGCATTTTGATTTAGATTTTAAACCATAAACATACAAAAAACCAAAAAGATTTACTTATTAAATAGATTTCCATACTAAATCGATAGATCAAGCTATAACTAACGATGATTTTAGTGTTGGCATAACCAAAACATATGTAAAAAAGCCAAAGACAGAATTTATAGCTTTCCTATTTTTTATATATGATACACTCAGCATTAATAAATAAATAGGATTTGAATAAAAACATCGATAAAAACAAGCAATATTTTACCAGTATCGAAATTTCGATTGGCATACAATAAGCTGTTAGTCTATATTTATCATTGCATAGTCCAGCAATCCCTAAATTAATAAGGGACTGATGTAAACACCAAAAATGAATTCTGTTTTTTATTCGGATACCGAATTTTGCCGCATCATCAAAATAAACCATTCAAGGAGAAAAATTTCTCCTGAAAAAGTATTTGAAAATTGAACTAACCCTTTTTTCCGCTAAAAATCACAAAGAAAACACTAAAACCACCTAAAAGGAAAACTATTCCAAGAATCAAATTTACTTTATCGCCCATTCCGTAATTTACAGATTAAAATGACAATGACAATAGTCTGACATAAAATAAAACTTAGGGTTGTACGATTTTAAGCTAGATTACTTTTTCATGCAGGTTCTGATGGGTTTGATTTTGTAATGATATAAGCTGATCATTAACCCCGATTTGCAAATTTTAAATCTCTCCGGCCTAAAAGACTCGAGCCCCCGTTCGCATAAATTTTGATACAATACCACTACCTATAAAACTATATCCTATATTTAATAAAAATCCATTAACCAAATAAATGAAAACAACTTTTACCCTACTGTTATCTGCTATTGCATTAGTATTTATATCGGCAACAACACTAAACAAAAACATTTACGAGCATAAGGCTTTCGAATTTTTTCCTAAACATAAAATAGACACACCAGATCAGGACCGCTTTGTAAAAGTTACCCTGGCACAAGGAGAATTTACTGAACCTACCGAAATGACCATCCTCCCTAACCTGGATATTTTGGTAGCACAGCGCAGAGGTGAAGTATTGATTTATAAAAATCAGACTAAAAAAATTAAAGAAGCAGGCAAGCTTGATGTTTATTTTAAAACGAGCACTCCAGGAGTAAATGCAGAAGAAGGTTTGTTGGGCATGGCTGCAGATCCAAAATTTGCGGTTAATAAATATATCTACCTTTTCTACAGTCCGTTTGATAAATCGGTAAACCGACTATCCAGATTTAAGTTAATAAACGATCAGATTGTAAAAGAATCAGAAAAGGTCATTTTAGAATTTTATTCTCAACGCGAAATCTGCTGCCACACCGGTGGCTCTATTGCTTTTGGATCTGATAATTTATTGTATGTTTCAACAGGCGACAACTCTACTCCTTTTGATGCACCTAAACAACAATATGTAAATAAAGGCTATGCCCCGCTCGACAACAGAAAGGGATTTGAACAGTACGATGCCAGGAGATCGGCTGGAAACACCAACGATTTACGGGGCAAAATTTTAAGGATTAAAGTAAACGAAGATGGAACTTACAGCATTCCTGATGGTAACCTTTTTTCTAAAAACGATCCAAAAGCCAGACCAGAAATTTATGTTATGGGGAACAGAAACCCTTATCGTATTTCTGTTGATCAGAAAACTAACTTTTTATACTGGGGCGAGGTTGGGCCTGATGCGAGTAATGATGATGATTTAAGAGGTCCTAGAGGCTACGATGAAGTAAACCAGGCCCGTAAAGCGGGTAATTTTGGTTGGCCCTTATTTATTGGCAATAACTATCCTTATAAAGCTTACGATTATACCAATGGAACAAACGGGAATGCATTTGATCCTGCAAAACCAATTAATAACTCGCCAAACAATACGGGATTGGAACAACTTCCGCCAGCACAACCTGCTTATATCTGGTATCCATATGGCGAATCGAAAGAATTTCCACAGGTTGGTGCAGGTGGCCGCACGGCAATGGCCGGTCCGGTGTATTATGCCACGGCAAATTCAGCATATCCGGCTTATTATAACGGAAAACTGATCATTTATGAATGGGTACGTGGATGGGTTAAAGCAGTTACGATGAATGCGCAGGGCGATTACCTGAGCATGGAGCCCTTTATGTCTAAAGTCTCTTTAGCAGCACCTATTGATATGGAATTGGGGCCTGATGGGAAATTATACATCCTCGAGTATGGCAAAGGATGGTTTACCAAAAATCCTGATGCTGCAATTACCAGAATCGATTACCTGAAAGGCAACCGCCCACCTTTAGTTGTAAGCCTGAACATTGCAAAAACCAGTGGTTTGCTCCCTTATAAAATGACGGCAACTGTTACCGCTAAAGATCCTGATGGTGATCCTTTAACTTATGTATGGAACTTAGGAAAAGGAATAACCAAAGTAACCACTACGCCAACCCTTCAGTATACTTATACTAAAACAGGCGAATATCCGGTAAGCGTTACCGTAATAGATAATAGTAAAGCCTCGGCAAAGAGCCAGGTAATACCGGTTTTTGCAGGTAACGAATACCCAATTGTAAATATTGACTTAGCTGGAAATAAGAGTTTTTACTTCCCTAATAAACCGGTTGATTATAAAGTTTTAGTAAGCGATAAAGGTGCTAAAGTGAATAACAATCGTATATACATTTCAAATACTTATACCGAAGGAACCGATTTAGCTGGCGCACAATTAGGGCACCAACAGGCCGCACAAACTATGATTGGCAAAGTACTAATGCTAAAATCTGATTGTAGTACCTGCCACAAAGAATCGGCTGTTTCTATCGGGCCAGCCTTTGAAAAAATTGCAGCAAAATATAAGAACGATAGTAAAGCGGTTGATTATCTGGCTTCAAAAGTGATTGGCGGTAGCCACGGCGTATGGGGAGAAGTACCAATGCCTGCACATAGCACTATGAAAGAAGCTGAAGTGAAAAAAATTACGGAGTGGATTATGACTTTGGGTAATAAGGAAGCTGTTAAAGCATCGCTCCCAACTTCTGGCAAAATTGTTCCGTCAGCAGCTACTGATAAAAAGAAATCGGTACTAACCCTGAAAGCAACTTATACGGATGCAGGTGCTGTGGGTTTAAAACCTTTAACCACTACAAATGTCATCAATCTTAAAAGCAGTATCATTGATGCCGATGATATTAAAGATTTTGGAGGTTTTCAGCGAAAAGATGTTTTTGGAGGTGAAAAACTTGTCTTAACTAAGGATAATGGCTGGTTAGCCATTAAAAATATCGATTTAACTGGCATTTCGGGCTTTGGTTTTTCTTTCTTAAACCTTGATCAAGGTGCTGATGGAGAAATTGAAATCCGGTTGGATGATAGTAAAGGCATTATGATCGGAAAATCTACTTTTAGAAAAAGTATCCCGATCAATATGCTTTCGGATGGAAAATTTCATTCTATTTATTTTATATTCAAAGAATTAACAACGAATGACAAAAAGAATAGGCCAATTATCCAATCGATAACAGTAGAGCCGAAATAGGTCTATAAATAAAATTATTTTGATGCTGCGTCATTCCCGCGAAGGCGGGAATCTTAATGCAAATAGAAAATACCACTAAAGCATTAAGATTCCCAATCAAGTTGGGAATGACGCATCTACAAAGTATTACTATCCAATTAAGCACTTCGGGTTTTTTATTGTAAAAAAATGCCGATTAATACCCTTCATTAAATCAGCAATAATATCTTTGCAGCAAATCCCGATGATTTACATGCAAAACATTAAAAACATTATTTTCGATTACGGAAACGTAATATTTGATATCGATTTCAGAATTGCTCAGGCTTCTTTTCAAAAATTGGGTATTACCGATATTGAAAATTTCTTTGCCCACAAAGCACACAATAAACTATTTGATGATTTTGAAACAGGTGCAATTTCTCCTGCCGAGTTTAGAGCAGGAATTAGAAAAGCTGCAGGAAAGCCAGAATTAACCGACCAGCAGATTGATGATGCATGGAACAGCCTTTTAATTGGAACCATACAGCAAAACCACGATTTATTGCTTGAAGTAAAAGAAAAATACCGTACTTTTTTGTTAAGCAACAACAACGAAATCCACTACGACTGGATCATCAATTACCTGCAAGCAACCTTCCAGATCAATAATTACGATGATTATTTTGAGAAAGCTTATTTCTCCCAGCACATGAAACTGCGTAAACCCAATACCAATATTTTTGAACAGGTATTAAAGGAAAATAATCTCGATCCGGCCGAAACCTTATTTATAGACGACAGCCCTCAACATATTGAAGGCGCCAAAAAAGTAGGATTAAATGCATTATTAATGACCGAAAAACCGGCACAACTGGGCGCCTTTTTAAAAGCGAACGGAATTTTGTAAATTAGTATATGTCGGAAAAAAAGTTTAAGTCGCTAAAAGAGTTCTACCCTTTTTACTTATCAGAACATAGCAATACCACATCGCGTATTTTACATTTTATCGGTACCGGATTGGTTTGCCTGGCTTTCTTTACCGGCTTTCTTTTTCACAATTGGCATTTCTTTCTGGCCATACCCGTATTGGGATATGGTTTTGCATGGGTTGGGCATTTCTTTTTCGAGAAAAACAAGCCTGCTACTTTTCAATATCCAGGTTATAGTTTAGCTAGTGATTTTATCCTTTTTTACGACCTGTTAACGGGAAAACAATCTTTTGTAGTGAAGAAATAGTTTTCAGTAGTTTAAAAAACTACCTTTCAACATAAACTCGATTGAAGCGGCATCCCCCAATCCTTCATTGGGGATATAGCGCAAAGCGAGGTTGCATGTTCCGAAGGACTACTGCATGTTCATTTCCAAAAAAATAATGATAATTATAAGATATGAAAGATGCTGATCCCGATGCAAAATCGGGACAGTATGACGATGCGTAAACAAAAACAGTTGGCAATTTTCAATTGGCAGTATCAATTACCGCCCAAAACTGAAAACGACCAACTGTGAACTGAAAACTGAACTACAGTTTCCTTCTTTTTAATTCTCTTTCAATCAAACCTAACTCACGGCCTGTTTGTCCGGCCACCGAAGTATTTTCTTGTGCTCTTCTGAATAAATAAGGCATTACCGCTTTAATTGGCCCGTAAGGAACATATTTTGCCACATTATAATTAGAATCAGCAAGATTAAAGCTTAAGTTATCACTCATCCCCAACAACTGGGCAAAATATACATGAGGATGATTATGCGTTATATTTTTTTCCTCCAAAAGGTAAGTTAATAAGCGGCTGCTATCTTCATTGTGCGTTCCGGCAACAATGGCAATGTCTTCAATATGATCAACACAATAACGTAAAGATTCATTGTAATCGCGGTCTGAAGCTGCCTTATCTGGCTGAATTGGCGAAGGATATCCCATTTCTGCTGCACGTTTACGTTCTTTTTCCATATAGGCACCCCGAACCATTTTCACGCCCAGAATAAAACCATCAGCTTTGGCAATCAAATGGTCGGCTTTCATATCGGCTAACTTATCATGACGGTACATTTGGTAAGTATTGTAAACAATAATCCGTTCACGGTTAAATTTACGCATCATCGCTAAGGCCAATTCGTCGATTGTATCCTGAATCCAGGTTTCCTCAGCATCGATCATAATTGGTACGCCTTTATCGAAAGCTGTTTGGCAAATCATTTCGCAACGTTGTTTTACCTTCTCATACTCAGCCACTTCACTGGCATTTAGGGTTTCTTTAGCATCTAGTTTTTGCAATAAGGCAAAACGGCCAATTCCGGTAATTTTGAAAACCGTAATCGGAATTTTAACATCACCATCAGCACGGATAATGGTACGGATAATTTCGGCACAGGTTTCGTCAAAAACCTGCTCTTCTTCTTCTCCTTCTACCGAATAATCTAAAATGGTGCCTACACCACCTTTATGTAGTTGTTCAATGGCCTTATCACATTCGGCAATGGTTTCGCCACCGCAAAACTGCTGAAAAATAGTTGCTTTAATAGCGCCCTGGATCGGCAAACCGATATTTAAAAAGAAGTTTGTAATGGCCGGACCAACTTTAGTAAGAAAATTACTTCCGATCATTTTAAAAAGCCAGTATGCTTTTTTTAGTTCGTGGTTAGATTTTTGACGGAAAGCTATTTCCGTGTTGTCGAAATTTGGTTGTTTGTTGGGGGATAAGTCCATTTTTACTTTAATAATAAGTCAGATTGGTGCAAAATTATAAAAAGCATTGGTTGTTAAAACTAAAAACCTCTAAATAATCGTATTTTTGCAGAAAATGATACAATTCAAATTAGAGGGCGAATTTATTCCATTAATCCAACTGCTAAAAGCAAGTGGATTGGTTGGCAGTGGCGGTGATGCCCAAACCGTTGTTGAGGATGGTTTAGTAAAAACTAACGGTGAGGTCGAATTCCGCAAACGCTATAAGGTTAGAGTTGGAGATATTATTACTTTTGGCGAAAATAAAATAGAAATTATTTAATGGAACCACTAACCAGCGCAGGCCACACCCTTTATTTCGAAAGCAGTTTAACAGCACTAAAAACACTTTTAGAAAGCAATAAATACAGCAAAGTTTTTGTACTAGCTGATGAGCATACCAGCGAGATCTGCTTACCGCTATTCCAGTCACTTTTAGATGATTTTTCGGAATTTGATCTGATCGAAACTTCAGCAGGAGAAGAAAATAAAAATATTGATTTTTGTATCGGTATCTGGAAAACCCTTTTGGATTTTGAAGCCGACCGCAAAAGTTTGATGATTAATTTAGGTGGTGGCGTGATTACCGATATGGGTGGATTTATTGCTTCAACTTATAAAAGAGGTATAGATTTTATCAATATACCCACTACCCTTTTATCGCAGGTGGATGCTTCGGTAGGTGGCAAAACAGGGATCGATATCGACAATGTAAAAAACATGGTAGGTACCTTTACCTTGCCACAAATGGTTTTTATCGAAACTGCATTCTTAAAAACATTACCACAGCGCGAGCTGTTATCGGGCTTTGCCGAAATGATTAAACATGGCTTGATTTATGATAAGCCATATTACGAAAAATTAAAAGAAAGTAATTACTTAACCCCTTCGGCAGAAGATATTTATCGGTCTGTAGAAATTAAAAACGAGGTGGTTACTATCGATCCGCATGAAAAAAACCTGCGTAAGATTTTAAACTTCGGGCACACTATTGGGCATGCCATAGAAGGTTATTCTTTAGCGAATGACGAGAATCCTTTAACACATGGCGAAGCCATTGCCATCGGATTTGTTTGTGAGGCAGCTTTATCAATCAAAAACAGCACGCTAACGAAAGCGGAACTGAATGATATTAGCGGATATATCTTATCGTTATATCCTAAATACCAGATTAAAAAAGAAAGCTTCGATACCCTTTTAGAATTGATGCAGAGCGACAAAAAGAATGAAGATGGAAACATCCTCTTTTCGCTTTTAGAAAGCACAGGTAAATGCACGTTTAACTGCCGTGTAAGTACAGCTGATATTTTAAGCAGTTTAGATTATTATAACAGTTTATAAAATGAATTTTACCGGAAGTGATATTTCTGTTATCGGGCTATTTGGTTTCGTAATCGTTTTAACCTTGGTTGAAATGTATTTCAGCTATGCGCACGACAGAAAATTATATACCAAACGCGATACCTGGACGAACATTTACCTGATGACGGCCGCTATTGTGATTAATTTAGCAACAAAAACAGGTACTTTTTTTCTACTGCAATACTGTTATCAATTCCGTTTGTTCCAAATCCATAACATTTGGATTTACTGGTTTGTTTTGATTTTAGCGCAAGATTTCCTATATTGGTTT
The nucleotide sequence above comes from Pedobacter riviphilus. Encoded proteins:
- the aroB gene encoding 3-dehydroquinate synthase; amino-acid sequence: MEPLTSAGHTLYFESSLTALKTLLESNKYSKVFVLADEHTSEICLPLFQSLLDDFSEFDLIETSAGEENKNIDFCIGIWKTLLDFEADRKSLMINLGGGVITDMGGFIASTYKRGIDFINIPTTLLSQVDASVGGKTGIDIDNVKNMVGTFTLPQMVFIETAFLKTLPQRELLSGFAEMIKHGLIYDKPYYEKLKESNYLTPSAEDIYRSVEIKNEVVTIDPHEKNLRKILNFGHTIGHAIEGYSLANDENPLTHGEAIAIGFVCEAALSIKNSTLTKAELNDISGYILSLYPKYQIKKESFDTLLELMQSDKKNEDGNILFSLLESTGKCTFNCRVSTADILSSLDYYNSL
- a CDS encoding RNA-binding S4 domain-containing protein, with the translated sequence MIQFKLEGEFIPLIQLLKASGLVGSGGDAQTVVEDGLVKTNGEVEFRKRYKVRVGDIITFGENKIEII
- a CDS encoding cold-shock protein, with product MRLGTVKFYNQKEGVGSITPSNGGREVSVFAHGVVDPIKPNNIVQFDIEFTQNGVEAIKVIVLSV
- a CDS encoding cold-shock protein yields the protein MQGTVKFYNESKGFGFIITEDGEEVFVHVTGLTDKISQNNRVEFEIEQGKKGSIAVNVKLIQ
- a CDS encoding HAD family hydrolase; amino-acid sequence: MQNIKNIIFDYGNVIFDIDFRIAQASFQKLGITDIENFFAHKAHNKLFDDFETGAISPAEFRAGIRKAAGKPELTDQQIDDAWNSLLIGTIQQNHDLLLEVKEKYRTFLLSNNNEIHYDWIINYLQATFQINNYDDYFEKAYFSQHMKLRKPNTNIFEQVLKENNLDPAETLFIDDSPQHIEGAKKVGLNALLMTEKPAQLGAFLKANGIL
- a CDS encoding proline dehydrogenase family protein, coding for MDLSPNKQPNFDNTEIAFRQKSNHELKKAYWLFKMIGSNFLTKVGPAITNFFLNIGLPIQGAIKATIFQQFCGGETIAECDKAIEQLHKGGVGTILDYSVEGEEEEQVFDETCAEIIRTIIRADGDVKIPITVFKITGIGRFALLQKLDAKETLNASEVAEYEKVKQRCEMICQTAFDKGVPIMIDAEETWIQDTIDELALAMMRKFNRERIIVYNTYQMYRHDKLADMKADHLIAKADGFILGVKMVRGAYMEKERKRAAEMGYPSPIQPDKAASDRDYNESLRYCVDHIEDIAIVAGTHNEDSSRLLTYLLEEKNITHNHPHVYFAQLLGMSDNLSFNLADSNYNVAKYVPYGPIKAVMPYLFRRAQENTSVAGQTGRELGLIERELKRRKL
- a CDS encoding PQQ-dependent sugar dehydrogenase, with the protein product MKTTFTLLLSAIALVFISATTLNKNIYEHKAFEFFPKHKIDTPDQDRFVKVTLAQGEFTEPTEMTILPNLDILVAQRRGEVLIYKNQTKKIKEAGKLDVYFKTSTPGVNAEEGLLGMAADPKFAVNKYIYLFYSPFDKSVNRLSRFKLINDQIVKESEKVILEFYSQREICCHTGGSIAFGSDNLLYVSTGDNSTPFDAPKQQYVNKGYAPLDNRKGFEQYDARRSAGNTNDLRGKILRIKVNEDGTYSIPDGNLFSKNDPKARPEIYVMGNRNPYRISVDQKTNFLYWGEVGPDASNDDDLRGPRGYDEVNQARKAGNFGWPLFIGNNYPYKAYDYTNGTNGNAFDPAKPINNSPNNTGLEQLPPAQPAYIWYPYGESKEFPQVGAGGRTAMAGPVYYATANSAYPAYYNGKLIIYEWVRGWVKAVTMNAQGDYLSMEPFMSKVSLAAPIDMELGPDGKLYILEYGKGWFTKNPDAAITRIDYLKGNRPPLVVSLNIAKTSGLLPYKMTATVTAKDPDGDPLTYVWNLGKGITKVTTTPTLQYTYTKTGEYPVSVTVIDNSKASAKSQVIPVFAGNEYPIVNIDLAGNKSFYFPNKPVDYKVLVSDKGAKVNNNRIYISNTYTEGTDLAGAQLGHQQAAQTMIGKVLMLKSDCSTCHKESAVSIGPAFEKIAAKYKNDSKAVDYLASKVIGGSHGVWGEVPMPAHSTMKEAEVKKITEWIMTLGNKEAVKASLPTSGKIVPSAATDKKKSVLTLKATYTDAGAVGLKPLTTTNVINLKSSIIDADDIKDFGGFQRKDVFGGEKLVLTKDNGWLAIKNIDLTGISGFGFSFLNLDQGADGEIEIRLDDSKGIMIGKSTFRKSIPINMLSDGKFHSIYFIFKELTTNDKKNRPIIQSITVEPK
- a CDS encoding DUF962 domain-containing protein, producing the protein MSEKKFKSLKEFYPFYLSEHSNTTSRILHFIGTGLVCLAFFTGFLFHNWHFFLAIPVLGYGFAWVGHFFFEKNKPATFQYPGYSLASDFILFYDLLTGKQSFVVKK